A single genomic interval of Hafnia alvei harbors:
- a CDS encoding L-threonylcarbamoyladenylate synthase, with protein MSQLFYIHPDNPQPRLISQCVEVLRKGGVIVYPTDSGYALGCMLGEKNAMERICRIRQLDSNHNFTLVCRDLSEISTYAFVDNTAFRLIKNNTPGNYTFILKATKEVPRRLMSEKRKTIGLRVPSNPIALDLLAALGEPLMSTTLMLPGNDFAESDPEEIQDSLGKVVDLVIHGGFLGQQPTTVIDLTEDSPEVVRVGAGDPKPFM; from the coding sequence ATGAGTCAGCTTTTTTATATTCACCCGGATAACCCTCAGCCGCGCCTGATTAGTCAGTGTGTGGAAGTCTTGCGCAAGGGCGGCGTTATCGTCTATCCAACGGACTCCGGCTATGCGCTGGGTTGCATGCTGGGTGAGAAAAACGCGATGGAGCGTATTTGTCGTATTCGCCAGTTAGACAGTAACCATAATTTCACCTTGGTGTGCCGCGACCTGTCTGAGATCTCGACCTATGCGTTTGTCGATAACACCGCATTTCGTCTCATCAAGAATAATACGCCGGGCAACTACACGTTTATTCTGAAGGCTACGAAAGAAGTGCCGCGTCGCTTAATGAGCGAAAAGCGTAAGACGATTGGCTTACGCGTGCCGTCTAACCCGATTGCGCTGGATCTGTTGGCCGCGCTAGGCGAGCCGTTAATGTCGACGACGCTGATGCTGCCGGGCAATGATTTTGCGGAGTCCGATCCGGAAGAGATCCAAGATTCATTGGGTAAAGTGGTGGACTTGGTTATCCACGGTGGTTTCTTAGGCCAGCAGCCAACCACGGTGATTGACCTGACCGAAGATTCGCCGGAAGTGGTGCGCGTTGGCGCGGGCGATCCGAAGCCATTTATGTAA
- the trpCF gene encoding bifunctional indole-3-glycerol-phosphate synthase TrpC/phosphoribosylanthranilate isomerase TrpF → MLQGNLSPQKQETVLNRIVRDKAVWVEARQSQQPLESFLGSIGPSSRSFYDALAGNRTAFILECKKASPSKGVIRENFNPVEIATLYRDFASAISVLTDEKYFQGDFDYLRQVSATVHQPVLCKDFVISEYQIYLARHYQADAILLMLSVLDDEQYQHLAAVAHSLNMGVLTEASNEEELDRAIALKAKVVGINNRDLRDLSIDLNRTRQMAPRLPQGVTVISESGIHTYSQIRELSHFANGFLIGSALMSEPDLSLALRRVLLGDNKVCGLTRAEDAATAYNAGAVYGGLIFVGSSPRYVDITQAREVIAAAPLKYVGVFRNAKLETVRLTVERLALHAVQLHGDESQEYIRELRQLLPVNCQIWKAISISDHIPARNLLHVDRYVFDNGNGGTGEPFDWNLLAGKTLDNVMLAGGLNASNCVLAAKLGSAGLDFNSGVETAPGIKDQQKLEAVFQTLRAY, encoded by the coding sequence ATGTTGCAAGGTAATCTTTCCCCACAGAAGCAAGAAACCGTATTAAATCGCATCGTTCGCGATAAAGCCGTCTGGGTTGAAGCACGTCAATCCCAGCAGCCTCTGGAGAGTTTCCTCGGGAGCATTGGGCCGTCATCGCGTTCGTTTTACGACGCGCTAGCAGGCAACCGAACCGCGTTCATTCTGGAATGCAAAAAAGCCTCGCCGTCAAAAGGCGTGATCCGTGAAAACTTTAATCCGGTTGAAATCGCCACCTTATACCGTGACTTTGCTTCGGCAATCTCGGTGTTAACCGACGAAAAGTATTTTCAGGGCGACTTCGACTACCTGCGTCAGGTCAGCGCCACCGTTCATCAACCGGTATTGTGTAAAGACTTTGTGATTTCCGAGTATCAAATCTATCTGGCCCGCCATTACCAGGCCGATGCGATTTTACTCATGCTCTCGGTATTAGACGATGAGCAGTATCAACATCTGGCCGCCGTGGCTCACAGCTTAAACATGGGCGTCTTAACAGAAGCCAGCAATGAAGAAGAGCTGGATCGCGCTATCGCCTTGAAGGCCAAAGTCGTCGGTATCAATAACCGCGACCTACGCGATCTGTCGATTGATTTAAACCGCACGCGCCAAATGGCACCGCGTCTGCCGCAGGGTGTTACCGTGATTAGCGAATCAGGCATCCATACCTACAGCCAGATCCGCGAACTCAGCCACTTTGCCAACGGATTCTTGATTGGCAGCGCGTTGATGTCTGAGCCTGATTTAAGTTTGGCGTTACGCCGCGTGCTGCTGGGTGATAACAAAGTCTGCGGCCTCACTCGCGCCGAAGATGCCGCCACTGCCTACAACGCCGGAGCCGTATACGGCGGTTTGATTTTCGTTGGCAGCTCGCCGCGCTACGTTGACATCACTCAGGCACGTGAAGTGATTGCCGCTGCGCCATTGAAATACGTTGGCGTGTTCCGCAACGCCAAACTGGAAACGGTGCGTCTCACCGTAGAGCGTCTCGCGCTGCATGCCGTTCAGCTTCACGGGGATGAATCACAGGAGTATATCCGCGAGCTTCGTCAGCTGTTGCCGGTTAACTGCCAGATTTGGAAGGCCATCAGCATCAGCGACCACATTCCTGCGCGTAATTTGCTGCATGTCGATCGCTATGTCTTCGATAACGGCAACGGCGGCACCGGCGAACCGTTTGATTGGAACCTGTTAGCCGGGAAAACGCTGGATAACGTCATGCTCGCAGGGGGTCTTAACGCCAGCAACTGCGTTCTTGCCGCGAAGCTCGGCAGTGCGGGACTTGATTTCAACTCTGGCGTAGAAACTGCACCCGGCATTAAAGATCAGCAAAAACTAGAAGCCGTATTTCAAACGCTGCGCGCTTATTAA
- a CDS encoding glycoside hydrolase family 127 protein: MSFLETIQSNATAPSVLVQAQELDLNHVHVNDPFLGQYQRLVRDVVIPYQWDALNDRISDAEPSHAIENFRIAAGREKGEFYGMVFQDSDVAKWLEAVAWSLCQKADRELERTAEHVIELIEAAQCEDGYLNTYFTVKAPQERWTNLAECHELYCAGHMIEAGVAWFQATGKHRLLNVVCRLADHIDSVFGPNENQLHGYPGHPEIELALMRLYEVTGHSRYMKLTQYFVEQRGAQPPHQPQHYYDQEYEKRGKTSYWNTYGPAWMIKDKAYSQAHQPLALQESAIGHAVRFVYLLAGVAHLARLNHDEEKRQICLRLWNNMVQRQLYITGGIGSQSSGEAFSSDYDLPNDTVYAESCASIGLMMFANRMLQMEGDSQYADVMERALYNTVLGGMALDGRHFFYVNPLEVHPKSIPFNHIYDHVKPIRQRWFGCACCPPNIARILTSIGHYIYTQRDDALYIQLYVGNETTLDNGLKISIAGNYPWDEHVSLKIRTTKPVRQALALRLPEWCASPRVLLNGAPCDGMIKRGYLHISREWQNNDHIEMILPMPVRRVYGNPLLRHVAGKVAIQRGPLVYCLEQADNGAELHNLSLPIDSTFTLLEGQGIFAHKMLIQTMGIRVVSDNAAHQPLYRYDSAPEKQEQQKLTFIPWFSWANRGEGEMRIWVGER; the protein is encoded by the coding sequence ATGAGTTTTTTAGAAACCATTCAGTCCAACGCCACCGCGCCAAGTGTCTTAGTACAGGCTCAAGAACTGGATTTAAACCATGTGCACGTTAACGATCCATTTTTAGGCCAGTATCAACGGCTGGTTCGCGACGTGGTGATCCCTTACCAGTGGGATGCACTCAACGACCGTATCAGCGACGCAGAACCCAGCCACGCTATCGAAAATTTCCGCATCGCCGCTGGGCGAGAAAAAGGTGAGTTTTACGGCATGGTTTTTCAAGACAGCGACGTCGCCAAGTGGCTAGAGGCCGTTGCGTGGTCCTTGTGCCAAAAAGCCGACCGCGAATTAGAGCGCACCGCCGAGCATGTTATTGAACTGATTGAAGCAGCTCAGTGCGAGGATGGTTATCTCAATACTTACTTCACCGTGAAAGCGCCACAGGAGCGCTGGACGAACCTTGCCGAGTGCCATGAACTTTACTGCGCAGGGCATATGATTGAGGCCGGTGTGGCGTGGTTTCAGGCCACGGGCAAACATCGCCTGCTTAACGTAGTTTGTCGACTAGCTGATCATATCGATAGCGTTTTCGGCCCCAATGAAAACCAACTGCATGGTTATCCTGGGCATCCTGAAATTGAGCTGGCCTTAATGCGTTTGTATGAAGTTACCGGCCATTCGCGTTACATGAAGCTCACTCAGTATTTTGTTGAGCAGCGAGGTGCTCAGCCACCACACCAGCCGCAACACTATTACGATCAAGAATATGAAAAACGTGGGAAAACCTCTTATTGGAATACCTACGGCCCCGCGTGGATGATCAAAGACAAGGCCTATAGCCAAGCACACCAGCCGCTAGCGCTACAAGAAAGCGCCATTGGGCATGCGGTACGTTTTGTTTATTTATTGGCTGGCGTCGCGCATTTGGCTCGCTTAAACCATGACGAAGAGAAGCGCCAAATTTGTTTACGCCTGTGGAACAACATGGTGCAACGCCAGTTGTACATTACTGGAGGCATTGGCTCGCAGAGCAGTGGTGAAGCCTTTAGTTCCGATTACGATTTGCCTAACGATACGGTATACGCCGAAAGCTGCGCGTCGATTGGTCTGATGATGTTTGCCAACCGCATGCTGCAAATGGAAGGCGATAGCCAATATGCCGATGTTATGGAACGTGCCCTTTACAATACGGTGCTCGGCGGTATGGCGCTCGATGGACGCCATTTTTTCTACGTCAATCCACTGGAAGTTCATCCGAAAAGCATTCCGTTTAACCACATCTACGATCACGTAAAACCGATCCGCCAGCGCTGGTTTGGCTGCGCCTGCTGCCCACCCAACATTGCGCGCATTTTAACCTCTATCGGCCATTACATTTACACCCAGCGCGACGATGCTTTGTATATCCAATTATATGTCGGCAATGAAACCACATTGGATAATGGGCTAAAAATATCGATAGCCGGCAACTATCCTTGGGATGAACATGTCAGCCTGAAAATCCGCACCACAAAGCCTGTTCGCCAAGCCTTAGCGTTACGGCTGCCTGAATGGTGCGCCTCTCCACGAGTTTTATTGAACGGCGCTCCCTGCGACGGAATGATTAAACGTGGTTATCTGCACATCTCGCGAGAATGGCAAAATAACGATCATATTGAGATGATCTTGCCGATGCCGGTACGCCGCGTATATGGCAATCCGCTCCTGCGCCACGTTGCGGGGAAAGTGGCGATCCAGCGCGGTCCGTTGGTTTACTGCTTAGAACAAGCCGACAACGGTGCTGAATTACATAATCTTTCCCTTCCCATCGATAGCACATTTACCCTGCTGGAAGGCCAAGGTATTTTCGCCCATAAAATGCTGATTCAGACGATGGGAATTCGCGTGGTGAGTGATAATGCCGCCCATCAGCCGCTGTATCGCTATGACTCTGCACCGGAGAAACAAGAACAGCAGAAGCTGACCTTTATCCCGTGGTTTAGCTGGGCTAATCGCGGTGAGGGGGAGATGAGGATATGGGTGGGGGAAAGATAG
- a CDS encoding AraC family transcriptional regulator, producing MLEVTVDFPLTVQNGGLFISRGVGAHPARTLSSWELIFVESGTLAIREGDADFYVSAGEILLLRPLCHHVGLETFPLDLKFYWLHFDIYSFDINETAMKHGCNSSTATLLSIPQHCKAHEPQYISSLFRQFLSEQENRKQSPALALILLLMLQQISAGLPDDANITHSGVALAYKARQLIKTQYHLPMSTASLAEQLFCNPDYLGRVFRKTFGVTLTEAIHRQRVSSAERLLLNDMCSLTEVAERSGFNDVGYFRQIFRKQIGLTPVAYKRRYCKEHINSD from the coding sequence ATGCTTGAGGTCACTGTTGATTTTCCACTTACGGTACAAAACGGTGGGTTGTTTATTTCACGCGGCGTGGGCGCTCATCCGGCAAGGACACTCTCCTCATGGGAGTTGATTTTTGTTGAGAGTGGAACGCTGGCCATTCGTGAAGGCGATGCCGATTTTTATGTTTCTGCTGGCGAAATTCTCCTGCTAAGACCACTGTGTCACCATGTCGGATTAGAGACGTTTCCGCTTGATCTAAAATTTTATTGGCTGCATTTTGATATCTATTCATTTGATATTAACGAAACGGCTATGAAACATGGATGTAATAGCTCAACGGCGACGTTGTTGTCTATTCCTCAACATTGTAAGGCTCATGAACCACAATATATTAGTTCTTTATTTCGCCAATTTCTTAGTGAGCAAGAAAATAGGAAACAATCCCCAGCATTAGCGCTTATATTATTGCTTATGCTACAACAAATATCGGCTGGGCTACCGGATGATGCCAATATAACCCACTCAGGCGTTGCCTTAGCCTATAAGGCTAGGCAGCTGATTAAAACCCAGTATCATTTACCGATGAGCACAGCATCATTAGCTGAGCAGCTGTTTTGTAACCCTGACTATTTGGGACGAGTATTTCGTAAAACGTTTGGTGTGACCTTAACAGAGGCGATTCATCGGCAGCGTGTGAGCAGCGCAGAGAGGCTGCTGTTAAATGATATGTGTTCATTAACCGAAGTGGCTGAACGTAGCGGGTTTAACGATGTAGGCTATTTTAGGCAGATCTTTCGTAAGCAGATTGGGCTCACACCGGTGGCATATAAGCGCCGCTACTGTAAGGAACATATTAATTCGGACTAA
- a CDS encoding MFS transporter: protein MTATPINQTDFVAKNNKESLSIREKIGYGLGDAGGTVITCLIMNFLTFFYTDIFGLTPALVGTLFIALRVIDAISDPLMGILADRTHSRWGRFRPWQLWIALPIGIVGILTFTVPDVSMNMKILWAFITYFLLSISYTAINVPYCALINTMTTRHSEVISCQSWRFVLCGVAGFLVSVGLPWLVKVLGQGDQAAGYQLGVGVLCAVAVVMFLCCFFWVRERIPLALMGKFTLREHLSGLRHNDQMLLVLVMSFLLINVFNLRGGGYMYFITYVLQGSTGFASLFFTMVTVASILGAIIVSPLSRKFDTVRLYYVTNLILALLAVIMWFIPTGPQFQTLWLAVILGNGIILGFTLPLHFSIMAFADDYGEWKNGIRSSGMNFAFNLFFIKLAWASSAGVLSLVFIWVAYQPGMENQTPASLNGMTSLETLLPAFFHLALAFAIRFCRLNNPMMIRIAHDLHLRHAG, encoded by the coding sequence ATGACCGCTACGCCCATTAATCAAACTGATTTTGTCGCTAAAAATAATAAAGAATCACTGAGTATTCGGGAAAAAATTGGCTATGGCTTAGGCGATGCCGGCGGCACCGTCATTACCTGCCTCATCATGAATTTTCTCACCTTTTTTTATACCGATATTTTTGGCCTGACGCCGGCCTTGGTCGGCACGTTGTTCATTGCCCTACGCGTGATTGACGCCATCTCAGATCCGCTGATGGGGATTCTCGCCGATCGAACCCACAGCCGCTGGGGGCGTTTTCGTCCGTGGCAGCTGTGGATTGCTTTACCCATCGGCATCGTCGGCATACTGACCTTTACGGTGCCTGACGTCAGTATGAACATGAAAATACTGTGGGCGTTCATAACCTATTTTTTGCTCTCCATTAGCTACACCGCGATTAATGTGCCCTATTGTGCGCTGATAAACACCATGACGACCCGCCATAGCGAAGTCATTTCCTGCCAATCATGGCGCTTTGTGTTGTGTGGCGTCGCCGGTTTTCTGGTATCGGTTGGGTTACCTTGGCTGGTTAAGGTATTGGGGCAAGGCGATCAGGCGGCGGGTTATCAGTTGGGCGTCGGCGTACTGTGTGCCGTGGCCGTTGTCATGTTCCTATGCTGCTTCTTCTGGGTGAGAGAGCGGATCCCGCTGGCGTTGATGGGAAAATTTACCCTGCGCGAGCATCTGTCCGGGCTGCGCCATAACGATCAAATGCTGCTGGTGCTCGTGATGTCATTCCTGCTGATCAACGTATTTAACCTACGTGGCGGCGGCTATATGTATTTCATCACTTACGTATTACAAGGCAGCACCGGATTTGCATCGCTCTTCTTCACCATGGTCACCGTTGCCTCCATACTTGGCGCGATTATTGTCAGCCCGCTGTCGCGCAAGTTTGACACCGTCCGCCTGTACTACGTCACCAATCTTATCCTCGCGCTACTGGCCGTTATTATGTGGTTTATCCCAACCGGCCCGCAATTTCAAACGCTGTGGCTCGCGGTGATCCTGGGGAACGGGATTATTCTCGGGTTCACCCTGCCGCTGCATTTCTCCATCATGGCTTTCGCCGACGACTACGGCGAATGGAAAAATGGGATCCGTTCTTCCGGCATGAACTTCGCTTTCAATCTGTTCTTTATCAAGCTTGCATGGGCATCCAGCGCCGGTGTTTTGAGCTTGGTATTCATCTGGGTTGCCTATCAACCGGGGATGGAGAATCAAACGCCTGCCTCGCTAAACGGTATGACTTCGCTCGAAACCTTGCTACCCGCTTTTTTCCATTTAGCGCTGGCTTTCGCTATTCGATTCTGCCGCCTGAATAACCCAATGATGATCCGCATTGCTCACGATCTACACCTTCGCCATGCGGGTTAG
- a CDS encoding anthranilate synthase component 1 gives MNSTKPTLTLLTQTAAYRNDPTALFHLLCGARPATLLLESAEIDNKQDLKSLLVIDSALRITAMGRSVTLQALTENGRGLLPLLDAALPADVENEISPNQRVLHFPAIDTLQDEDARLKSRSVFDALRTLLTLVIVPEQEREAMFIGGLFAYDLVAGFENLAALNSDQRCPDFCFYLAETLLVLDHQHRSARLQASVFTENAAEAQRLQARLEQLTQQMTQEAAPITHPRIENMQLSCNLSDDAFGAVVSQMQQAIRIGEIFQVVPSRRFSLPCPSPLAAYHTLKHSNPSPYMFFMQDNDFSLFGASPESALKYDATNRQIEIYPIAGTRPRGRRADGELDRDLDSRIELEMRTDHKELAEHLMLVDLARNDLARICEPGSRYVADLTKVDRYSFVMHLVSRVVGTLRQDLDVLHAYQACMNMGTLSGAPKIRAMQLISQAEQTRRGSYGGAVGYFTAHGDLDTCIVIRSAYVEDGIATVQAGAGVVLDSVPQAEADETRNKARAVLRAIATAHHVKEVF, from the coding sequence ATGAATTCGACAAAACCCACCTTGACCTTGTTAACGCAAACGGCGGCCTATCGTAACGATCCCACGGCGCTGTTTCACCTGCTGTGTGGCGCGCGCCCCGCTACGTTACTGTTAGAATCCGCCGAGATCGACAACAAACAAGATCTGAAAAGCCTGTTAGTTATCGATAGCGCCCTGCGTATCACCGCGATGGGCCGCAGCGTCACCCTTCAGGCGCTGACCGAAAACGGTCGTGGCCTGCTTCCGTTGTTAGACGCGGCATTGCCCGCAGACGTTGAGAACGAGATATCCCCAAACCAGCGCGTTCTGCATTTCCCTGCTATCGATACTTTGCAAGATGAAGATGCGCGTTTGAAATCACGCTCGGTGTTTGACGCACTGCGTACCCTGCTCACGCTGGTTATCGTGCCTGAACAGGAACGTGAGGCCATGTTTATCGGGGGGCTGTTCGCCTATGATTTGGTGGCGGGCTTTGAAAATCTGGCGGCGCTAAACAGCGATCAGCGCTGCCCAGATTTTTGCTTCTATCTGGCAGAAACCTTGTTGGTGCTCGATCACCAGCACCGCAGCGCTCGCCTGCAAGCCTCGGTGTTTACCGAGAATGCCGCTGAGGCACAGCGTTTGCAGGCTCGTTTAGAGCAGCTAACCCAGCAAATGACGCAAGAAGCTGCGCCCATTACCCATCCTCGCATTGAAAATATGCAGCTGAGCTGCAATTTGAGCGACGACGCTTTTGGTGCCGTGGTCAGCCAAATGCAACAGGCCATTCGCATCGGCGAAATTTTCCAAGTGGTGCCTTCACGCCGTTTCAGCCTGCCGTGCCCTTCTCCACTGGCGGCATACCATACCCTGAAACACAGCAATCCAAGCCCGTACATGTTCTTCATGCAGGATAACGATTTCTCTCTGTTTGGCGCCTCGCCGGAAAGCGCGTTGAAATATGACGCAACCAACCGCCAGATTGAAATCTATCCGATTGCAGGCACTCGCCCACGCGGACGCCGCGCCGATGGTGAATTAGACCGCGATTTAGACAGCCGTATCGAGCTTGAAATGCGTACCGACCATAAAGAACTGGCGGAGCATTTGATGTTAGTCGATTTGGCACGCAACGATCTGGCGCGCATCTGTGAACCGGGCTCACGCTATGTTGCAGACCTGACCAAAGTCGACCGTTACTCGTTCGTCATGCACTTAGTTTCTCGCGTGGTGGGCACCTTGCGCCAAGATCTGGATGTGCTGCACGCCTATCAGGCCTGCATGAACATGGGCACCCTGAGCGGCGCACCAAAAATTCGCGCCATGCAATTAATTTCACAGGCGGAACAAACTCGCCGTGGCAGCTACGGTGGTGCGGTGGGCTATTTCACCGCACACGGTGACTTGGATACCTGCATCGTGATCCGCTCAGCCTACGTAGAAGACGGTATTGCCACCGTTCAAGCCGGTGCTGGTGTGGTTTTAGATTCTGTTCCACAGGCTGAAGCCGACGAAACCCGTAATAAAGCCCGTGCCGTGCTGCGAGCCATCGCCACCGCTCATCACGTGAAAGAGGTGTTCTAA
- the trpB gene encoding tryptophan synthase subunit beta → MTLLNPYFGEFGGMYVPQILMPALKQLEEAFVSAQKDPEFQAQFIDLLKNYAGRPTALTLCRNLTKGTKTKLYLKREDLLHGGAHKTNQVLGQALLAKRMGKTEIIAETGAGQHGVASALACALLGLKCRVYMGAKDIERQSPNVFRMRLMGAEVISVTSGSATLKDACNEALRDWSGSYDKAHYMLGTAAGPHPYPTIVREFQRMIGEETKAQILGFEGRLPDAVLACVGGGSNAIGMFADFIVEESVRLIGVEPGGLGIETGQHGAPLKHGKVGIYFGMKSPMMQTEEGQIEESYSISAGLDFPSVGPQHAYLNSIGRADYVSITDDEALDAFKRLSREEGIIPALESSHALAHALKMIEQDPDKEQLLVVNLSGRGDKDIFTVNDILTARGEI, encoded by the coding sequence ATGACATTACTAAACCCCTATTTTGGCGAATTTGGCGGGATGTACGTTCCCCAGATCTTGATGCCAGCACTGAAGCAATTGGAAGAAGCCTTTGTCAGTGCTCAGAAAGATCCTGAGTTCCAAGCACAGTTCATCGATTTATTGAAAAACTATGCAGGTCGCCCTACTGCATTAACGCTGTGTCGTAACTTAACCAAAGGTACTAAAACCAAGCTGTACCTGAAACGTGAAGACCTGCTGCACGGCGGCGCACATAAAACTAACCAAGTACTGGGCCAAGCACTGTTGGCTAAGCGCATGGGTAAAACAGAAATTATCGCCGAGACAGGTGCTGGGCAACACGGCGTGGCTTCTGCGCTGGCCTGTGCCCTGCTCGGCCTAAAATGCCGCGTATACATGGGCGCTAAAGATATTGAGCGTCAATCGCCAAACGTCTTCCGTATGCGTTTAATGGGCGCTGAGGTTATCTCGGTGACCAGCGGTTCCGCTACGCTGAAAGACGCCTGCAACGAGGCGCTGCGCGATTGGTCTGGTTCGTACGACAAAGCGCACTACATGCTCGGCACGGCGGCTGGCCCACACCCATATCCAACCATCGTGCGCGAATTCCAGCGCATGATTGGGGAAGAAACCAAGGCGCAGATTTTAGGCTTTGAAGGCCGTTTGCCTGATGCGGTTCTCGCCTGTGTCGGCGGCGGTTCGAACGCTATCGGCATGTTTGCAGATTTTATCGTCGAAGAATCGGTGCGTTTGATCGGCGTTGAGCCCGGTGGATTAGGCATTGAAACCGGACAGCACGGCGCACCGCTCAAGCATGGCAAAGTCGGGATCTACTTTGGTATGAAGTCACCGATGATGCAGACCGAAGAAGGCCAAATCGAAGAGTCTTACTCCATCTCTGCGGGCTTAGACTTCCCTTCTGTCGGCCCACAGCATGCTTATCTGAACAGCATTGGGCGCGCTGATTACGTGTCCATTACCGATGATGAGGCTCTGGATGCCTTCAAACGCTTGTCGCGTGAAGAAGGTATCATTCCGGCGCTGGAGTCTTCACACGCCTTGGCGCACGCATTAAAAATGATTGAGCAGGATCCAGATAAAGAACAACTGCTGGTGGTGAACCTTTCAGGCCGCGGCGATAAAGACATTTTTACCGTTAACGATATTTTGACTGCGCGGGGAGAAATCTAA
- a CDS encoding RNase RNM: MAILQDTLLESEDVTLSPQPLFDLHSHTTASDGLLSSAELVSRAVEMGVTTLAITDHDTTAGIPAARQAIVEQGLELELIAGVEISTLWENHEIHIVGLNVDIDSAELQTLLSEQVTRRQARAKEIALRLEKARIPGALEGAMRIADGAEITRGHFARYLVEQGYATNVGGVFKHYLARGKTGYAPPQWCTIEEAIVAIHHAGGLAVVAHPGRYQLSNKWLKRLLADFKSWGGDAMEVAQCQQAPNERSQLAAYALQFTLLASQGSDFHQPCAWIELGRKLWLPTGVEPVWRDW; the protein is encoded by the coding sequence ATGGCTATTTTGCAAGATACACTGCTTGAATCAGAAGATGTGACACTGTCACCTCAACCCCTATTTGACCTGCACAGCCACACGACGGCATCTGATGGTTTGCTCTCTAGCGCAGAGTTGGTGTCTCGCGCTGTAGAAATGGGGGTGACCACGTTGGCCATCACCGATCACGATACCACGGCAGGTATTCCTGCTGCGCGCCAAGCTATTGTTGAGCAAGGGCTTGAACTTGAGCTGATTGCGGGCGTGGAGATTTCAACGCTGTGGGAGAATCATGAAATCCACATTGTTGGGCTCAACGTCGATATTGACAGCGCTGAGCTACAAACGCTGCTGAGCGAACAGGTGACTCGCCGTCAGGCGCGGGCGAAAGAGATCGCGCTGCGGCTTGAGAAAGCGCGTATCCCCGGAGCGCTTGAGGGCGCTATGCGCATTGCCGATGGCGCTGAGATCACGCGCGGTCATTTTGCCCGCTATTTGGTGGAGCAAGGCTATGCAACCAACGTCGGTGGTGTTTTTAAACATTATCTGGCGCGCGGTAAAACCGGTTACGCTCCGCCTCAGTGGTGTACAATTGAAGAGGCCATCGTTGCGATTCACCATGCGGGTGGACTGGCCGTGGTGGCCCATCCGGGCCGCTATCAGTTGAGCAATAAGTGGTTGAAACGACTGCTGGCTGATTTTAAAAGCTGGGGCGGCGATGCGATGGAAGTCGCACAGTGCCAGCAAGCCCCGAATGAGCGTTCGCAGTTGGCTGCCTACGCGTTGCAGTTTACGCTATTAGCTTCGCAGGGCTCTGATTTTCACCAGCCCTGCGCGTGGATTGAGTTGGGCCGCAAATTGTGGCTCCCGACGGGCGTTGAGCCTGTATGGCGAGATTGGTAA
- a CDS encoding DUF2766 family protein, translating to MSQMLTESEELASDLVACQLVIKQILDVIDVIAPTEVREKMASQLKSINFDKASIDPVTKRGVQKAIALIELKFAQQEQAH from the coding sequence ATGTCTCAGATGCTGACTGAGAGTGAAGAACTGGCGTCCGATCTGGTTGCCTGCCAGCTGGTAATTAAGCAGATTTTAGACGTTATTGATGTGATTGCGCCTACCGAAGTGCGCGAAAAAATGGCCAGCCAGCTGAAGAGCATTAATTTTGACAAGGCCAGCATTGACCCTGTCACCAAGCGCGGCGTGCAAAAGGCAATTGCGCTGATTGAGTTGAAGTTTGCTCAGCAGGAACAGGCGCACTAA